The stretch of DNA CACGCGCAGACGCGTCGCGGCCACCGCGTCGAGCGACGTGATGTTGGCCGCGCCGCCGAGCGCACCGAGCCAGCCGACCGGATCGGGATCGAGCGGGCCGGCATCGACGGCCGGCGTCGATCCGGCCGGCGCCGCAGCCTGCACAGAAGAAGCCGATGCGCGAGCCGTCCCGCCCTGCGCCGGCGTTTCGGCCACCGCACCGCCGCGCCAGATCTCGCTGCGAATTTCATCGGCGATGATGTCCGCCTCCGGCCCGATGATCACCTGCACGCTTTCGCCGCCGCGCTTGAGCACACCGCGCGCACCGAGCGACCGCAGTGCGGCTTCCGACACGTTCGCCGGATCGGCCACCGACAGCCGCAGCCGCGTGGTGCACGCATCGACGACTTTGAGGTTCGCCGCGCCGCCGAGCGCCGCGAGGTAGCCGGCCGCCCGCGGCGTCGCAACGGCGCCGGCCGGGACGGCTGCGCCGGCGGCGGCAGGCGCGGCGGCCGCGTCGCCGTTCGCCGGCTCGCGTCCCGGCGTCGGCAGGTCGAAGCGGCGGATGAAGAAGCGGAACAACCCGTAGTACACGACCGCATACGCGATGCCGAGCGGAATGGCCTGCCAGCCGTGCGTCGACAGCCCGTAGTTCAGCACGTAGTCGATCGCGCCCGCCGAGAACGTGAAGCCGAGCTTGATGCCGAGCAGCGAGCAGATCGCGAGCGACAACCCGGTCAGCACCGCATGGATCGCGTACAGCACCGGCGCGAGGAACATGAACGTGAATTCGATCGGCTCGGTCACGCCGGTCAAAAACGACGTCAGCGCCATCGACATCAGCAGCCCCGCGACCGCCGGACGCCGCGCCTTCGGCGCCTCGTGCAGCATCGCGAGACACGCGGCCGGCAGGCCGAACATCATCACCGGGAAGAAGCCGGCCATGAAACCGCCGGCGCTCGGGTCGCCCGCGAAGAAACGATGCAGGTCGCCGCTGACCGCCGCGCCGCCGCCCGGCGGCGTGAACGTGCCGAACACGAACCACACGAGCGAGTTCAGGATGTGGTGCAGCCCGGTCACGAGCAGCAGCCGGTTCAACAGCCCATAGACGAACGTGCCGATCGCGCCGGCCGTCGTCAGCCAGTGGCCGGCGGTATCGATCGCCGCCTGCACCGGCTGCCACACGTAGCCGAACACGACGCCGAGCACCACGCAGACCAGCCCGGTCACGATCGGCACGAAACGCTTGCCGCCGAAGAACGCGAGGAACTCGGGCAGCCTGATGTCCTTGAAGCGGTTGTACAGCATCCCCGCGACGATCCCGGCCACCACGCCCGACAGCACGCCCATGTTGAGCTTGTCGTTGATGTCCTTCATCACGGCGACCTGCACCAGATAACCGAGCGCGCCCGCAAGCGCCGCGACGCCGTTGTTGTCCTTCGCGAAGCCGACCGCGATGCCGATCGCGAACAGCAATGGCAGGTTGTCGAAGATCGCGCCGCCGGCGTCGGCGATGATCTTGATGTTGAGCATGTCCGCTTGGCCGAAGCGCAGCAGCAGGCCGGCGACCGGCAGCACTGCGATCGGCAGCATCAGCGCACGACCCAGGCTCTGGATCTTCAGAAACGGGTTTCCTTCCATGGGACGATCTCCAGTCGCTTGCTGCGTCCGTTCGTGATTCGTTACGTATGTACGTGGGGTACGTGTATGTGCCGCGCGCCCGTCGGGGCGCGCGATGCTCAGTCGAGCGGCCAGATTTCGCGGCTCGCGGCGCGCACCGACTGCGCCGATTCGAGCGCGAGCGCATCCTGAGCGCGCTGACGGCACAGTTGATAGTCGAGGTTGCGCACGCGCGCTTTCACCGTCGGTACCGACACCGGATCGACCGACAGTTCGGTCACGCCGAGCCCGACGAGCAGCGGCACCGCGAGCGGATCGCCGGCGAGCGCGCCGCAGACGCCCACCCACTTGCCATGCTTCTGCGCGCCCTGCACCGTCGCATCGACGAGCCGCAGCACCGCCGGATGCAGTCCGTCGGCCTGCGCGGCGAGGTTCGCCTGGCAGCGGTCCATCGCGAGCGTGTACTGCGTGAGATCGTTCGTGCCGATCGACAGGAAGTCCGCGTGACGCGCCAGTTGATCGGCAAGCAGCGCCGCCGACGGCACCTCGATCATCACGCCGACCTCGATCGCGTCGGCGCGGCCGAGTTCGCGCGCGAACGCGTCGATCCGCTCGCGCAGCCGCACGAGTTCGCCGACGTCGGTGACCATCGGCAGCAGGATCCGCACCGCGCCGGCCGGCTGCACCGCGAGCAGTCCGCGCAGTTGATCGTCGAGCAGGTCCGGGCGCACCTGCGCGAGCCGGATGCCGCGCAGGCCGAGCGCCGGATTCGGCTCGGGCGGCAGCGTCAGGTAATCGACTTCCTTGTCCGCGCCGACGTCGAGCGTGCGGATGATCGCGGTGCGGCCGGCGAGCGTATCGACGATCGACTGATAACTCTGCCGATGCTCTTCGACGCTCGGCGCAGCCTGGCGGTGAATGAACAGCAGTTCGGTGCGCAGCAGGCCGACCGCGTCCGCGCCGTTTTCGACGGCGATCGACGCGTCGTCGAGCGTCGCGATGTTCGCGGCGACCTCGATTGCGCGGCCGTCGCGCGTCGCCACCGCCAGCTGCGACGTGCGCCGGTTCGCTTCGCGCACGCCGGCAAGGCGCGAGCGTTCGAGCCGCGCGCGTTCGATGTCGAGCGCGCTCGGCGCGTATTCGATGCGGCCCGCGCTCGCATCGACGACGATCTGCGTGCCTTCGGGGATCGCATGCAGCGCGTCGCCGACCGCGACGAGCGCCGGAATGCCCGCCTGCCGCGCGATGATCGCCGCGTGCGACGTCGCGCCGCCGCGCGCCATCACGAGCGCGGTCACGCGGCTGCGATCGAGCGTCGCGAGATCGGACGGCGTGAATTCGTCGGCGGCGAGCACCGCTTCGTCGGGCAGCGCGCGAGCGGTCGTGCCCGCGTAACCGAGCGCGCGCAGCACGCGCTTTTCGATGTCGCGCAAATCGGCCGCGCGCTCCGCGAGCAGCGGATCGTCCACCTGGCCGAGCACGGCAATCTGCGTGCGGATCGCATCACGCCACGCGAAACCCGCGCTCTTGCCGAGGCTGATGAGATCGCGTGCGGCGTCGATCAGCGTCGGATCTTCCAGCAGCACGCGGTGCATCGTGAAGATGCCCGCCTCGCCGATCGCGCCGCGCTGCGACGCCGCGCGCACGCTGCTGTTCAGTTCGGCGTCGACGCTCGCGATCGCGTTGTCGAGCAGGCGGCTCTCGGCCGCCGACGTGCCGCTCGCGAGTTCGGGCGGCGCAAGCTCGGCGTCGTCCCAGCGCACCAGCGCGCCGACCGCGACGCCCGGCGCAGCACATACGCCCGCGAGCGTGTTCGGCGGCAACGGCTCGCCCGCCTGACGCACGGCCCCCGGTGCCGGCGAAAGCTGCCGCGCGGGCGTCTCGTTCGCCTCGCCTGCTGCTTCGCGCGTCAGTTCGTCCGCGACCGCGTCGATCGCCTTCTGGGCGTCGCGGCCGATGCCGACCAGTTCGATCGTCGCTCCTTGCGCGGCGCCCAGCGCGAGCAGGCCGACGATGCTCTCGACCGCCGCGTTGCGATCCCGGTAGCGCACCTCGACGCGCGCGTCGAAACCGCGCGCGGCCTCTCTGGCGCGCGCGGCGGGACGCGCGTGCAAACCGCCCGCGTGCGACAGCGTCACGCTGCGGCGCGCTTCGGTCTCGACCGAGGAAACCGCGACGGCTTCCGTCGCGACAACCTCCGTCGCGGCACCCCGCGCGCGCAGCGCGAGCAGCGGCGTGACGCCGGCCCGCACGTCGCCCGCTTCCGCGCGGCCGACCACCTCGAACGCGTCGGAGTTCGCGATCGCGACCACCGACACGAGGCTCGGCGCACGGCACGCGATCGCATCGACGTCGAATTCGATCAGCAGGTCGCCGCGCCGCACCTGCGCGCCCTGCTCGACCCGCGCGGTGAAGCCGTCACCGTTCAGTTCGACCGTGTCGATGCCGATGTGCACGAGCACCTCGGCGCCCTCGGCGGTCTGCAGCGTGACCGCGTGGCCCGTGCGCGCGAGATGCGTGACCGTGCCGTCGCACGGCGCGACCATGCGGCCTTCGAGCGGATCGATGCCGATGCCGTCGCCGAACAGCCCTTCCGCGAACACCGGATCGGGAACCGACGCGAGCGGCACGACCGGCCCGGAGAGCGGCGCGGTCAATACGAAGCGGCCGTGCGCCGCGTTCATCGGGTCCATCAGACGAGACTCCTCGATGCGTTCCATCAATGTTCCAGGCTAGTGGGTTTCCGTGACCTTGTGCAGGTAGCGCGGCTCGTCCGGATTGCGGCCGCGCGCGGCGGCCAGCGCCGCCGCCATCACGTAGAACGACAGGATCGCCGCGACCGGGTCGAGCGCCGGATCGGCGGTCGGCGCGAGCGGCAGCATTGCGTCGGCGACGTCGGGCGGCGCGGCGAGCAGCACGCTCGCGCCACGTTTCTGCATGTCGCGCGCGAGTTCGAGCAGCCCCGCCTGTTCCGGGCCGCGCGGCGCGAACACGAGCAGCGGATAATCGCGGCCGATCAGTTCCATCGGGCCGTGCCGCACCTCGGCGCTCGAAAACGCCTCGGCCTGGATGCCCGACGTTTCCTTCAGCTTCAGCGCCGCTTCCTGCGCAATCGCGAGGCCCGCGCCGCGGCCGATCACGATCATCTGCGACACGTCGCGCAGTTCGTCGACGGCCTTCGACCAGTCGAGCCGGCCCGCGCGTTCGAGCGCGTCCGGCAACGCGCGCAGCGCATCGACGAACGCGGCGTCGCGCTGCCAGAACGCGACCAGTTGCGCGGACAACGCGAGCATCGCGATATAACTCTTGGTCGCCGCGACGCTCAGTTCCGGGCCGGCGTGCAGCGGCAGTTCGATGCCGGCCGCCGCCGCGAGCGGCGAGCCGGGAACGTTGACGGCGGCGGCGGTCAATGCGCCCGCGTCGTGCAGCGCGCGCATCGTCGCGACGAGGTCGGGACTCCTGCCCGACTGGGAGAACGCGAGCGCGAACTGGTCGCGCACGCGCAGCGGCGCCTGCTGGAGCGTCGCGATCGACATCGGCAGCGATGCGACCGGCACGCCGATCCGGCTCATCGTCAGCGACGCGAAGTAGCTCGCCGCATGGTCCGAACTGCCGCGCGCGACGGTCAGCGCGACGTGGCGCGGCGCTTCGTCGAGCCGACGCGCGAGCGCCTCGACCGGCGACGTATCGGCAAGCTGCGCGGCCACGACGCCGGCCGACGCCAGCGCCTCGTTAAGCATATTCGACAATCGATTCTCCTTCGACATAGGTCGCCGTCAGCGCCAGCTCGCGATCGAACACGACGAGGTCGGCCCATGCGCCGCGCGCGATGCGGCCGCGATCCTCGATCCCGAGGTAGTCGGCGGCGTAGCGCGACAGGCGGTTTGAAACGTCCGCGACCGGCAGGCCGAGCGACACGAGATTGCGCAACGCCTGATCCATCGTCAGCGTGCTGCCGGCGAGCGTGCCGTCCGCGAGGCGCACGCCGCCCAGGCACTTCGTCACGTGCTGGCTGCCGAGCCGGTATTCGCCGTCGGGCATCCCGGTCGCCGACGTGCTGTCGGTGACGACGTACAGGCGCGGAATCGCGCGCATCGCCGCGCGGATCGCGCCCGGATGCACGTGCAGCAGGTCCGGGATGATCTCCGCGTACTCGGCGTGCGCGAGCGCCGCG from Paraburkholderia caballeronis encodes:
- a CDS encoding SIS domain-containing protein; the encoded protein is MLNEALASAGVVAAQLADTSPVEALARRLDEAPRHVALTVARGSSDHAASYFASLTMSRIGVPVASLPMSIATLQQAPLRVRDQFALAFSQSGRSPDLVATMRALHDAGALTAAAVNVPGSPLAAAAGIELPLHAGPELSVAATKSYIAMLALSAQLVAFWQRDAAFVDALRALPDALERAGRLDWSKAVDELRDVSQMIVIGRGAGLAIAQEAALKLKETSGIQAEAFSSAEVRHGPMELIGRDYPLLVFAPRGPEQAGLLELARDMQKRGASVLLAAPPDVADAMLPLAPTADPALDPVAAILSFYVMAAALAAARGRNPDEPRYLHKVTETH
- the ptsP gene encoding phosphoenolpyruvate--protein phosphotransferase produces the protein MERIEESRLMDPMNAAHGRFVLTAPLSGPVVPLASVPDPVFAEGLFGDGIGIDPLEGRMVAPCDGTVTHLARTGHAVTLQTAEGAEVLVHIGIDTVELNGDGFTARVEQGAQVRRGDLLIEFDVDAIACRAPSLVSVVAIANSDAFEVVGRAEAGDVRAGVTPLLALRARGAATEVVATEAVAVSSVETEARRSVTLSHAGGLHARPAARAREAARGFDARVEVRYRDRNAAVESIVGLLALGAAQGATIELVGIGRDAQKAIDAVADELTREAAGEANETPARQLSPAPGAVRQAGEPLPPNTLAGVCAAPGVAVGALVRWDDAELAPPELASGTSAAESRLLDNAIASVDAELNSSVRAASQRGAIGEAGIFTMHRVLLEDPTLIDAARDLISLGKSAGFAWRDAIRTQIAVLGQVDDPLLAERAADLRDIEKRVLRALGYAGTTARALPDEAVLAADEFTPSDLATLDRSRVTALVMARGGATSHAAIIARQAGIPALVAVGDALHAIPEGTQIVVDASAGRIEYAPSALDIERARLERSRLAGVREANRRTSQLAVATRDGRAIEVAANIATLDDASIAVENGADAVGLLRTELLFIHRQAAPSVEEHRQSYQSIVDTLAGRTAIIRTLDVGADKEVDYLTLPPEPNPALGLRGIRLAQVRPDLLDDQLRGLLAVQPAGAVRILLPMVTDVGELVRLRERIDAFARELGRADAIEVGVMIEVPSAALLADQLARHADFLSIGTNDLTQYTLAMDRCQANLAAQADGLHPAVLRLVDATVQGAQKHGKWVGVCGALAGDPLAVPLLVGLGVTELSVDPVSVPTVKARVRNLDYQLCRQRAQDALALESAQSVRAASREIWPLD
- the nagE gene encoding N-acetylglucosamine-specific PTS transporter subunit IIBC, translated to MEGNPFLKIQSLGRALMLPIAVLPVAGLLLRFGQADMLNIKIIADAGGAIFDNLPLLFAIGIAVGFAKDNNGVAALAGALGYLVQVAVMKDINDKLNMGVLSGVVAGIVAGMLYNRFKDIRLPEFLAFFGGKRFVPIVTGLVCVVLGVVFGYVWQPVQAAIDTAGHWLTTAGAIGTFVYGLLNRLLLVTGLHHILNSLVWFVFGTFTPPGGGAAVSGDLHRFFAGDPSAGGFMAGFFPVMMFGLPAACLAMLHEAPKARRPAVAGLLMSMALTSFLTGVTEPIEFTFMFLAPVLYAIHAVLTGLSLAICSLLGIKLGFTFSAGAIDYVLNYGLSTHGWQAIPLGIAYAVVYYGLFRFFIRRFDLPTPGREPANGDAAAAPAAAGAAVPAGAVATPRAAGYLAALGGAANLKVVDACTTRLRLSVADPANVSEAALRSLGARGVLKRGGESVQVIIGPEADIIADEIRSEIWRGGAVAETPAQGGTARASASSVQAAAPAGSTPAVDAGPLDPDPVGWLGALGGAANITSLDAVAATRLRVVVRNGALIDRQRLGALDVAWISANTLHLVVGSSAARYVQQFAPHLPAVGSGPAVQPA